The genomic DNA ATAAATATCTTTGTAATCATCCGCTCTTCTGAAACCTTTTTCAGCTATTATGTGACTTCCTATGTCCAGACATGCCTCTATGGATTCCTGCAATGAGTGCTTTGCAGCCTGGATATCCCTAAAATTTTTTGAGAATGATTCAAATCCCTGCATCTTGATTTCTTCGATAAGCTTAAGATTCTCTTCAATTAGATCTATCATGGCGTTTATAACCTCATTACTTATCATATGCCTGCCCTCGCTCGCCTGGCAGCATCGTACTTTTCAAGATGGGGTTTGAAATCATAATAAAGATCTAATGAGGATGTTTCAAATTCAATTCTTTTTTTCTCATCTTTTGAGAACAGAAGCTTTCCGAATCTTAAGACCTGACTTCGAAACCTGAGGGTTGAACCATTGAGAATCCTTATGTCAACTGTCTTTTTTTCAGGCAGTGCTCTCTCAATCTTTATTGCAAGCCTTGAAGGATATAATGGATCTTTTTCAACCAGGCTCTCATCAACCAGATAAATAGCAATATCAATGTCACTGTTTTCATTTTGTATGCCTTTT from Candidatus Methanoperedens sp. includes the following:
- a CDS encoding DUF86 domain-containing protein; its protein translation is MISNEVINAMIDLIEENLKLIEEIKMQGFESFSKNFRDIQAAKHSLQESIEACLDIGSHIIAEKGFRRADDYKDIYKVLEEERVIDPGLSAKLQEMAQFRNLLVHRYGKIDTKRIFIIMSGDINDIKQFANSILKYIS
- a CDS encoding nucleotidyltransferase domain-containing protein; amino-acid sequence: MKPSAHLYYVETIIKILEKEPEILFSFLFGSYAKGIQNENSDIDIAIYLVDESLVEKDPLYPSRLAIKIERALPEKKTVDIRILNGSTLRFRSQVLRFGKLLFSKDEKKRIEFETSSLDLYYDFKPHLEKYDAARRARAGI